In Oncorhynchus tshawytscha isolate Ot180627B linkage group LG06, Otsh_v2.0, whole genome shotgun sequence, the following are encoded in one genomic region:
- the LOC112252133 gene encoding gamma-interferon-inducible lysosomal thiol reductase, giving the protein MLRKALASVPVSNMKFASVLVLLFFCSTFKKSHGKSKPKPGCEYPPSQWCRSLEIAIECGVQKQCLELNATRPNSAVPRVEVTLYYESLCPGCRVFLTQQLFPTWAMLHDIMEVKLVPYGNAQELPSGNSPFTCEHGEPECHSNMIEACILHSVGLYSAFPVIDCMESAANVLAAAQPCLQLHVPSMTWDSVTTCVKGELGFKLMHENALKTNALSPAKTHVPWVTINKEYTGDFQDKAMSSLFNLVCKMYKGGKPPACTGAQKKLDRSLC; this is encoded by the exons ATGTTAAGGAAGGCTCTGGCTTCAGTACCTGTAAGCAACATGAAGTTTGCATCGGTGTTAGTCCTTCTTTTTTTCTGCTCTACTTTCAAGAAATCCCATGGAAAGTCAAAACCCAAACCGGGCTGTGAATACCCCCCGTCTCAGTGGTgtaggagtttggaaattgcaaTAGAATGTGGG GTTCAGAAGCAGTGTCTGGAGCTCAATGCCACCAGGCCCAATTCAGCAGTACCCAGAGTTGAGGTGACCCTGTACTATGAGAGCCTGTGTCCAGGCTGCAGGGTCTTCCTCACCCAGCAGCTCTTCCCTACCTGGGCCATGCTCCATGATATCATGGAGGTAAAACTGGTGCCCTACGGCAATGCGCAG GAGCTTCCCTCAGGGAATTCTCCCTTCACCTGTGAACATGGGGAACCAGAGTGTCATAGCAACATGATTGAG GCATGTATTCTACATTCAGTGGGTCTGTACTCTGCCTTCCCTGTCATTGACTGCATGGAATCTGCAGCAAATGTTCTCGCCGCCGCCCAACCT TGCTTACAGCTACACGTCCCCTCCATGACGTGGGACAGTGTCACAACCTGTGTTAAGGGAGAGCTCGGCTTCAAACTTATGCATGAGAACGCCCTGAAGACCAATGCTCTCAGTCCAGCCAAAACACACGTCCCCTGGGTGACAATTAATAAG GAATACACAGGTGACTTTCAGGACAAAGCAATGTCATCACTTTTTAACTTGGTCTGCAAGATGTATAAG GGAGGAAAGCCCCCTGCCTGCACCGGAGCACAGAAGAAACTAGACAGGAGTCTGTGCTGA